The window TTTAATAATCCTTGAAAGTTTTCGGTAGGACAATCGAGACGATTGTCACTCCTTTTCCCGTTTCGAGAGTTTTCGGTAGGACAATCGAGACGATTGTCACTCCTTTTCTGAAAATGTAAATTCATCATTATTTAAATCACTCAAGTTTCTCAAGTCGCTGAGGTTCCGAATCTCCGGACTATGTCTCGCCTCTCTTTTGCTATATTTGTAAATTGATTTTTCCAATTTTTTTAACGAGGATACGGATGACAGCCAATCTTGATATGATCAGGAAAGTTTACGAAGGATTTGCGGGTAAGGTGGAGCATGCCCGCACACTTTTGGGCAGACCACTTACTTACGCCGAAAAGATTTTATATACTCATCTTTGGGAACTTCCTTCATCTCCACTTACACGAGGCAAGGATTATGCCGATTTGGCTCCCGACCGTGTAGCCATGCAGGATGCAACTGCCCAGATGGCACTTCTGCAGTTTATGTCAGCCGGAAAGAAGGAAGCTGCGGTTCCTTCAACTGTTCATTGTGATCACCTGATTCAGGCACAGACCGGCGCTGTTGATGATCTCAACAGAGCAAACACTGACAACCGGGAAGTATATGATTTCCTTGAAAGTGTCAGTAGCAAATACGGAATCGGATTTTGGAAACCGGGTGCAGGAATCATCCATCAGGTGGTTCTTGAAAACTATGCATTCCCTGGTGGAATGATGATCGGTACCGACTCCCACACACCAAATGCAGGCGGACTCGGAATGATTGCCATTGGTGTTGGCGGTGCTGATGCGGTTGATGTGATGGCAGGAATGGCTTGGGAACTTAAATGGCCCAAACTCATCGGTGTAAAACTTACCGGAAAACTGAACGGCTGGACATCTCCAAAAGATGTTATTCTCAAACTTGCCGGCATCCTGACCGTGAAGGGTGGAACTGGTGCGATTGTTGAATATTTCGGTGAGGGAACTGAATCGATATCATGTACAGGCAAGGGAACCATCTGTAACATGGGAGCTGAAATTGGTGCCACAACTTCACTTTTCCCTTATGATGCGAAAATGGCAGCATATCTTAAATCGACAGCAAGGGAAGACCTCGCTGCACTCGCTGATGACATTGCCTCAGAACTCAAAGCCGATTCAGATGTGGCTGCAAATCCTGAAAAATATTTTGACCAGATAATTGAAATCAATTTAAGTGAACTCGAACCACATGTAAACGGTCCTTTCACCCCTGATCTCGCATGGCCCATCTCAAAACTTAAAGAAGCAGCTAAAGAGAACAACTATCCTGAAAAACTGAGTGTTGCTCTTATCGGAAGCTGCACCAATTCAAGCTATGAAGATATTGACAGATCAACAAACATTGCCCGTCAGGCTCTCGCCAAAGGATTGAAAGCGAAATCACAGTTTACAATCACTCCGGGTTCCGAGCAGGTAAGGGCAACCATCGAAAGGGACGGTCAGTTGCAGACTCTTACCGATCTTGGCGGTGTAATTCTTGCAAACGCCTGCGGACCTTGCATCGGCATGTGGAAAAGAGTTGATATGAAGACAGGTGAGAGAAACACCATAATCACCTCTTTCAACAGAAACTTTGCGAAAAGAAATGACGGAAATCCTGATACTCTTGCATTTGTCGCATCTCCCGAAATAGTTACTGCACTGGCAATAGCCGGCACCATTTCGTTCAATCCGCTCACCGATGAACTTGTAAACGAAAAGGGTGAAAAAGTAAAACTTGAAGCCCCGGTTGGTGATGAACTTCCTGCAAGAGGATTTGATCCGGGTGAAAGCGGATTTATTTCGCCGGCAGAGGATGGATCCTCGGTTGAAGTAAAAGTATCACCATCGAGTGACAGGTTACAGCTCCTTGAACCCTTTACTCCCTGGGACGGTAACGACCCCGAGAACCTCCCCGTCCTTTTAAAAGCCAAAGGGAAGTGTACCACAGATCATATTTCGATGGCAGGTCCCTGGTTGAAATACCGCGGACATCTTGACAACATTTCAAACAACATGTTCATTGGAGCAATTAATGCTTATACAGGTGATCCCGGCAAGGTAAAAAATGTTGTGACGGGTGAATACAAATCAGTTCCTGAAGTTGCACGCGAATATAAAGCCTCCGGTTTAAACTGGGTTGTTGTTGGTGATGAAAATTATGGTGAGGGATCCAGCCGTGAACACGCTGCACTTGAACCAAGGCACCTCGGTGGCAGAGCGATAATCGTAAAAAGTTTCGCCAGAATTCACGAGACCAATCTGAAAAAACAGGGCATGCTTCCTCTTACATTTGCCAATCCGGCAGATTATGACAAAATAAGGGAGGGTGACCGTGTTTCCCTAAAAGGTCTGAAGGAATTCGCACCCGGCAAACAGGTTACACTCATTATAAAACACGCTGATGGCTCAACTGAAGAATGTAAACTGAACCACACTTTCAACGAAAGACAGTTTGACTGGTTCAAAGCCGGCAGTGCTCTCAATCTGATCGCAAAAGCCGGTAAGTAACGCTATATTATGGTTTCCAGGGGATGGAATGTCAAATTTGATTTGCGGGTGTCCGGTGAAGGTGAGTGGTACACCTTCCCGGCTGCCTTAATCCATCCCTTGAACCAACACCATTTCTCTTTAACAGTTCTGCTGTGACCGTATGAATTTCCTCTCACCCGGTTTATTGTTTGGACTTCTCGCTGCATCAATTCCGATATTGATCCACCTCCTCAATTTACGAAAACTAAAAAAGATAGATTTCTCCACACTTCACTTCCTTCGACTTATCGAAAAACAAAAAGTGAGAAGAGTGAAACTCGTACAGTGGCTGTTGATGGCGCTTAGGGTTTTGATCATCGCAATGCTGGTTCTTGGTTTCTCAAGACCCGTGATTCAGAATGAAAGAATTCCCGGCTTTACTTCCGCGGCTAAAACCACGGTTGTCCTGGTGTTGGATGACAGCTTCAGCATGGAAGTGGTGGAAGGTCAGGGGTCGAGATTCAATCTTGCCAAGGGAGTGGCAGTTTCCATCCTGTCGGGACTGAAAGAAGGTGACGAAGCCAGTGTAATTCTTACTTCAGGGAGAGATCTGGATATCAGACTCACCCCCGGAGATCTGCCGGCGTTAACAAAAGCCATAAAAGATTTGGAGCCTGATTTCATCAGTGGAGATCTCAACACTGCAATAATCAAGGCATCCCGTCTGCTCGGTGAATCAGAGAATTTGAATAAAGAGCTTTACATCCTCTCCGATTTTCAGAAAGCCACACTCGGAAATCCGAAAGAGTTTACCGATGTCTCGACTCTCCTTGACTCAAGAGTTCAAACCAGGCTGTTTAACCTCGGTTCGAAAAAGACGGTTAACTCGGCGATTACCGGAATAAAAGTAAACAATCAGGTCTTCGAGCCCGGCAAGGATATCTCTGTTACGGTGACAATAAGAAATTATTCCGATGATGATGTCAAAAACGGGGTGGTTTCACTTTTTGTGAATAACGAAAGGGGTGCCCAAAAAAGCTATAATCTTGATGCCGGGAAAATAACTGACATCACTCTCTCGGCACCTGTAAGAAAGTCAGGATTCTCTTCGATTTATGCATCGATCGAGGACGATGATATTAAAACCGATAACAGGAGATATGCTTCGATCTTTTTGCCGAAGGAATTTAGTACCGTTTTGCTGGGCAAGAGTTCCGATTTGAAATTTATCAGGGCAGCAATTGAATCCGGATCTTTCTCGGGCAACATGAAAATCACTGAGAAGGATATCACTCAGACGGGTGCTTTGGATCTTAAAGATGTGAACATGATTATTGTTGCCGGATCAGGTGAAGGGGTAAATTTAGGGAAATTGAGAGATTATACAGCCAATGGTGGTGGAATCCTTCTGTTTCCGGGAGAAAATACTTCACTTGCGGGATATTCTGCTTTGCTAAAACAGTTTGGAGTCTCCCCTCCTTTGGAGCTTAAGAAAGATTCAAAAGCTCTTCCGGGGAAATTTTCTGCGGTGATGTTTAATCATCCCCTGCTCAGGGAGATATTTCAGACACAATACGGGAACAGCGTTGAATCACCCGAACTTGTTACATGGTTCCGATTGCCGCAGGGTGGGGGCACTGATATAATTACAATGGCAGACGGCAGCGTGTTCCTTAAAGAGACGAGAGCAGGAAAAGGCAGGGTACTGTCAGTGGCGACATCACCAACCCTGTCAACCGGTGACTTCCCGATGATTCCCCTCTTCGCGCCTCTTGTCTACCGGTCAATGTTCTATCTTGCATCACAGGAACCGGCAACGGGGGGAAGTTTAACGGGCGAGGAGATCGCTCTTCCCGGTAGAAAAACAGGGGGAGGAAAGGTAACCGTGGTTGCTCCGAACGGACTGGCATCAGCACTTGGATCAGGTAAAACAGATGATGGGGTTGTATTTCCCGGGACAGACCTTCCCGGAATTTACAGGTTTACCCGGGATGATGAAGAGATCGATTTTGTCCCTGTGAATACTGACACAACAGAGTCAAATTCCACCCCGATGGAAAGACAGGAAATAGTTGATTATTTTAAGAAAATCAATGTGAAAAACAGCCCGGTCTTCATTGGTGCAGAAGGCAATTTTACACAGACGCTCACAGAGTCACGGCTGGGGTCGGAATTATGGAAACTGTTCATAATAATTGCAATGATATTGATTGGTGTGGAAATGTATTTTTCACGGGCAAAAAAGAGTGATACCCCTTAAGGCGTCACGAGCAGGCATGTCTAAGATGAATATAATTATTGTCTAACTATAAATTAGACAAGTGGCAAAATATAATGTAAACTAATGAAAAATAGTTTTGATTTTTTGCTAAAAATGGGATATTTTAAAGATGCGAAATTTTAGGTAATGATTTATTAACAAACGAAGAGAGTTAATCGGAGGCCTTAATGAGGTATATACTGTTACTGTGTGCCTTTATTGTTTCCATTCTGTTCCTTTCTCCTCAAGCTTTTGCTCAAGCCGGTAAGATTTCCGGAAGGGTTTTAGACTCTCAGACGAAGGAGCCGCTTCCATTTGCAAATGTGGTTATCATGGGTACAAACCTTGGTGCCGCTACCAATCTGGATGGCGAATATGTGATAATAAATGTTCCTCCGGGAACATACAAAATACGCGCTTCTATGACCGGATACAACAATTATACTGTTGAAAACATAAAAGTTGCTACCGGTCTCACCACTTCACTGGATTTTGCCATAGTTCCGGCATCTTTTCAGACTGAAGAAGTGATTGTAGTTGCAGAGAAGCCATTAATCAACAAAGATATTACCGCTTCCACTTCAATAGTGGGAGATGAGTTGATATCAGAACTTCCTGTTACCGACATCTCCGATGTACTCCAGCTTCAAGCCGGTATCGTTGTGGGTGGCGGAGGCGAGCTCCACATGCGTGGCGGTCGTGGCGGACAGGTGGTTTATCAGGTTGACGGTGTACCTGTGACAGATGCTTACGACAACAGTAATGTTGTTGATGTCGGCACAAATTCAGTAAAAGAGCTTCAGGTAATTTCTGGTGCTTTTAACGCTGAATATGGACAGGCAATGTCGGGTATCGTAAACATTGTGACCAAAGATGGTAACAATGATTACACCGGGTCTCTCTCTTTCTATGGTGGCGACTATATTTCCAACAAACAGGATGTTTTCTGGAACATTCAAAAGATCAATCCGATTGCGGTAAGAAATATTGATGCAAGTTTAAGCGGTGCATTCCTGAGGGATAAACTGTTTTTCTTTGCAAATGGGAGATACTATTACAACGAAGGATACTATTACGGAAAAAGAACCTTCCTTACATCGGATATTTCCAGAGAAAACACTTCGAATCAGTCGTATAACCTTGTTGACGGATCCGATACATCTCTGACACCTCTTGCCGGTCCCCGCGGAGACGGTGCATTTGTTCCTACGAATGAAAACACCCGTTACTTTGCACAGGGCAAACTGACATACAGGATTTTCCCGGGATTTACTGTCCGTTACAGTTATCTGTTTGACAAGCAGGATTATTTTGACGGTGCGCCAAGATTGACGCCTGACAATAATCTTCAAAGATTCAGACAAGGTATCAGCAACACTTTCAGTATTAACCATGCCATTTCCAATTCTTCATTTTATACTTTAAACCTCTCCTATTTCTTTAAAGACTACAGACACTACCTTTATGAGAACATCTACACCGGAAATCCTTCAAGACCTACACTTTATGTGGATAACAGGCTGAAGCAGAATCCTCCGTACAGTTTTGATATCGGTGGAACAAACAACAACAGGTTTGTAAGAAATACGGGAACATACTCTGCCAAACTCGACTGGGAAACCCAGTTTAACAAACAGATCAGTGTAAAGTTTGGTATTGATGCGAAACAGCACATGATATACTTTGAGAACATCAATCTCGTGCCAATGACGGTAAACGGAGTTGATGCAAAGCCATTCAATGTTATCGTGCCACCTGAGACTTCAACCGATCACGACACATATCGCAGAAAACCACAGGAAATTTCCGGTTATGTTCAATCGAAGTTTGAAGCATTCAACCTTATATTTAATGCCGGATTAAGATTCGACCTCTTCAATCCTGACGGCAAAATCCTTGCAGACCCGACAGATCCTGATATCAGAAAACCTGTTAAACCTGCAAACAGAGCAAAGACCTACGAAGAAAGACTTACCTACTGGTACAAGGACGCTTCTGTAAAAACACAGATCAGCCCTCGCCTTGGTATTGCTTTCCCGATTACGGCCCGTGGAGTCATCCACTTCTCATACGGTCACTTCTTCCAGCTTCCAAGCTATGAACTTCTTTACAGCAATCCTGATTTTGAAGTGCTTGACGGATCGGGTAATGTTGCCCTGTTCGGAAATGCTGATCTCAAACCACAGAAAACCGTTAAAGGTGAAATTGGTCTTCAACAGCAGTTGTCAGATGACATGGCTATTGATGTAACTTTGTTCTTCGAAGATTTTAGAGATCTTACCGGTACGCAAACCGATCAGATTTCAATTTTTGGTACGCAATCAACCTACAGCCAGTATGCAAACTCCGATTTCGGATTCTCGAAGGGCTTCATTGTGAAGTTTGAGAAGAGA is drawn from Bacteroidota bacterium and contains these coding sequences:
- a CDS encoding aconitate hydratase, with the translated sequence MTANLDMIRKVYEGFAGKVEHARTLLGRPLTYAEKILYTHLWELPSSPLTRGKDYADLAPDRVAMQDATAQMALLQFMSAGKKEAAVPSTVHCDHLIQAQTGAVDDLNRANTDNREVYDFLESVSSKYGIGFWKPGAGIIHQVVLENYAFPGGMMIGTDSHTPNAGGLGMIAIGVGGADAVDVMAGMAWELKWPKLIGVKLTGKLNGWTSPKDVILKLAGILTVKGGTGAIVEYFGEGTESISCTGKGTICNMGAEIGATTSLFPYDAKMAAYLKSTAREDLAALADDIASELKADSDVAANPEKYFDQIIEINLSELEPHVNGPFTPDLAWPISKLKEAAKENNYPEKLSVALIGSCTNSSYEDIDRSTNIARQALAKGLKAKSQFTITPGSEQVRATIERDGQLQTLTDLGGVILANACGPCIGMWKRVDMKTGERNTIITSFNRNFAKRNDGNPDTLAFVASPEIVTALAIAGTISFNPLTDELVNEKGEKVKLEAPVGDELPARGFDPGESGFISPAEDGSSVEVKVSPSSDRLQLLEPFTPWDGNDPENLPVLLKAKGKCTTDHISMAGPWLKYRGHLDNISNNMFIGAINAYTGDPGKVKNVVTGEYKSVPEVAREYKASGLNWVVVGDENYGEGSSREHAALEPRHLGGRAIIVKSFARIHETNLKKQGMLPLTFANPADYDKIREGDRVSLKGLKEFAPGKQVTLIIKHADGSTEECKLNHTFNERQFDWFKAGSALNLIAKAGK
- a CDS encoding BatA domain-containing protein, yielding MNFLSPGLLFGLLAASIPILIHLLNLRKLKKIDFSTLHFLRLIEKQKVRRVKLVQWLLMALRVLIIAMLVLGFSRPVIQNERIPGFTSAAKTTVVLVLDDSFSMEVVEGQGSRFNLAKGVAVSILSGLKEGDEASVILTSGRDLDIRLTPGDLPALTKAIKDLEPDFISGDLNTAIIKASRLLGESENLNKELYILSDFQKATLGNPKEFTDVSTLLDSRVQTRLFNLGSKKTVNSAITGIKVNNQVFEPGKDISVTVTIRNYSDDDVKNGVVSLFVNNERGAQKSYNLDAGKITDITLSAPVRKSGFSSIYASIEDDDIKTDNRRYASIFLPKEFSTVLLGKSSDLKFIRAAIESGSFSGNMKITEKDITQTGALDLKDVNMIIVAGSGEGVNLGKLRDYTANGGGILLFPGENTSLAGYSALLKQFGVSPPLELKKDSKALPGKFSAVMFNHPLLREIFQTQYGNSVESPELVTWFRLPQGGGTDIITMADGSVFLKETRAGKGRVLSVATSPTLSTGDFPMIPLFAPLVYRSMFYLASQEPATGGSLTGEEIALPGRKTGGGKVTVVAPNGLASALGSGKTDDGVVFPGTDLPGIYRFTRDDEEIDFVPVNTDTTESNSTPMERQEIVDYFKKINVKNSPVFIGAEGNFTQTLTESRLGSELWKLFIIIAMILIGVEMYFSRAKKSDTP
- a CDS encoding TonB-dependent receptor — its product is MRYILLLCAFIVSILFLSPQAFAQAGKISGRVLDSQTKEPLPFANVVIMGTNLGAATNLDGEYVIINVPPGTYKIRASMTGYNNYTVENIKVATGLTTSLDFAIVPASFQTEEVIVVAEKPLINKDITASTSIVGDELISELPVTDISDVLQLQAGIVVGGGGELHMRGGRGGQVVYQVDGVPVTDAYDNSNVVDVGTNSVKELQVISGAFNAEYGQAMSGIVNIVTKDGNNDYTGSLSFYGGDYISNKQDVFWNIQKINPIAVRNIDASLSGAFLRDKLFFFANGRYYYNEGYYYGKRTFLTSDISRENTSNQSYNLVDGSDTSLTPLAGPRGDGAFVPTNENTRYFAQGKLTYRIFPGFTVRYSYLFDKQDYFDGAPRLTPDNNLQRFRQGISNTFSINHAISNSSFYTLNLSYFFKDYRHYLYENIYTGNPSRPTLYVDNRLKQNPPYSFDIGGTNNNRFVRNTGTYSAKLDWETQFNKQISVKFGIDAKQHMIYFENINLVPMTVNGVDAKPFNVIVPPETSTDHDTYRRKPQEISGYVQSKFEAFNLIFNAGLRFDLFNPDGKILADPTDPDIRKPVKPANRAKTYEERLTYWYKDASVKTQISPRLGIAFPITARGVIHFSYGHFFQLPSYELLYSNPDFEVLDGSGNVALFGNADLKPQKTVKGEIGLQQQLSDDMAIDVTLFFEDFRDLTGTQTDQISIFGTQSTYSQYANSDFGFSKGFIVKFEKRFGGGLSVNMDYTFSVTKGNSSNPADARNAILGGAAPETYIAPLDWDQTHTMNLAVSYSVPNDFGISLIANYFTGQPYTPAVNKNTRVTQNAFPRNSDYKNDIFNIDLRAYKEIEIFGQRITAFMRVFNLLDLDNPRGLYSDTGDPYFTFGLLEARKVNPRLYYNTLEELYQNPGFFSEPRRVEVGLSYNF